Within the Chlamydiota bacterium genome, the region GCAGGAAGCACTTTTCAATATGACTACAAAGGAAATGTAGTCAAAGAAACACTCTTTGGCAATTTCACAGGTCTTCAAACATCTCTTTTCAATAGTAAAATTTTCTTCGATAAAAGCGAGCAATATAACAAATATTATACATACGGCTCTCATTTGCCCGTTGTTCTTAGCTTTCACGAAGACAATGGGAAAAAAGAAGAATATTCCTATATCCCCAATACAAATCTTCGTCAAGCGCGTTACATTTACAATAATGATCGCATCGCAAAAAGAGAATTTCGCTCTTATGACGATGATGGCATGCTCACTGAGATCATTGAAGATGATGGTTCTTCAAAAGACAAAAATGACTCAACCTCCATCACAAAACGCTTTATTCAAAAAATCACCCCAAGAAAAACACAACCTGGTTTGGGACTTCCTGAAAAGGCAGAAAAATATGCTTTAGATCAAAACCAACAACTTGTTCGCGTTGATGGTTTCGAATTTGTTTATGACAAACATCACAATGTTACACAAACCATTCGCATTCATAGTGACGGAACCCAACAAATCCAAAACCAACTCATCTACGATGAAAAAAATAACCTTATTGAAGAAAAAGACATCCTTTTTCAAACAAAAAAACATCAATATGACCATGCAAATCGAAAAATTCTTACCATTCTAGAAGACGGTGTAAGTACTATTGCTTATGAATATGATCGAGCCGATCGTCTCATTTCAAAAACAGAAACCATCCCTTCAGAAACACGCACAGAAACATACCAATATGATACAGAAAACAACCTCATAGCTAAAACAGATCATTGTGGCAACACAACATTCTTCACGCATGATACCGAAGGCCGTGAACTTTCCTGCAGCCAACCCTCGCTAGACCCAAGTACACCCTCTATTTCCTACAAACAATATGACTCTATGGGTTCTATATCCCAAACCACGGACGCAAACGGTGCAATTACTAAATTCCACAACACCGTACTAGGTAAACCTTACAAAATCGAATATCCCGATGGAGGAATAGAACACAAAGAATATGATCTAGATGGCAGACTTATCCGAGAAACAACACTCAGTGGTTTACGCATTGAATATACCTACGATTGGCAAGATCGCATCATTGAAGAAAAACACATTGATCCCCAAACAAACACCACCCACACCCTCAGAAAAGGCTATGACACTTGGAACCTTCTATGGGAAGAAGATTTTGAAAAAAGACGTACAGACTACACCTATGATTCTCTAAACAGAAAGAGTTCCCAAACAACAAACAATCATACAACACGTTTTTATTATGACAAAAAAAACCGTCTTATCAAAACAGAGCACTACCACAAAAACACACTCATTTTTTACGAAACAAAATGCTATGACGATCTAGATCGTGTGACTCAAGAAAAAATCTTTTCTCCAACATGTCTCCAAAAAGAAAACTCCTACCAATATGACATCTTTGGAAATCTTATCGAAAAAAATATAGGCGACATTATTGAAAAAACACTATACGATCCTTGGGGTAGAATTCTTTTTCAAGAAAACCATACTAAACTTTCTTTCCAGTACCTTAAACAAAATAACCTTGCGATCACAGTCACAACCGATGCTAATCAATTAGAGTCATGGGATTTTTATGACCCCCAAAACCGCATCTTCCGAAAAGAAACACGTAAAAACAACCAATTGCTTGCCCTTCAAGAGAAAAACTATGACCTTAATGGTAACGTCCTTCAAACAACCGAAACGGCCTATGCAGATGGAACACCCACTCACTCCTATACCGTAAACTACGTCTACGATAGTAAAAACAATCTCATTGAGCAACGCGAGCCTGATCATAAAATAACCCACATGCAATACGATACTTCAGGAAGATGCATTCAAAAAACCAAGCCCTGCGGAACGCAAATTCACTACATTTATGACGCATTTGGCAAGCTTCTTCATCTCTACACCTTTCCAACCTCCATCAGCTATCACTACATTTACAACAAGAAAAGCCAGCTCATAGAAACTCGAAATGAACAAAATATTCTTCTTAACCGCAGAAAATATGACACCCAAGGCAACACCATCGAAGAGACGTTTGCAAATGGATACACGGTTTACAAAGAGTTTGATCCATTCAATCGTCTTATCAAAATCATCTACCCAAACAAAAACCATGCTCTTTATCGATACGATGGCATCTTTCTAGACACCATCACTCTTTTTGATGCGTCAAAAACGATGCTCTACCGTCACATTTTCGCAAAACGCAATCTTGCAGGTCACGTAGAGTCCATCCTACTTCCCCCTGAATTGGGTCAATTGGAATACAATTATGACTCTCATGGCCGCCCTACCTACGCCTCCAATCCTCACCATACTGAATCCATTACCTACGATATTGCTGGCTACATCTCAAATCACACATTTTCAGAAAAAAAGACCACCTTTACCTATGATGATCTCAACCAACTTGCCTCTGAAAATGCTTATTTCTACCAACATGATTCTCTTCACAACTTAATCCAACAAAACACTGAACACTTTCAGCACAACACATCAAACCAACTCCTCGGCAGTAATCACAACTTAGAAGTAGAATATAACCTCAATGGAAACATCGTTCACAAATTTCAAGAAGGCATACACACCTA harbors:
- the rhsB gene encoding putative deoxyribonuclease RhsB, encoding MLRRFILLFSCAFLVFGDDSLEQDIEIYDPTKKVEDSDNTPIDDEDTDDGYLPNKGLWEKDFKNTFIRWPYDPTKGLGLENEDDYDEILIEDEADLLHKEFMKYWGPEEDDSIENDDDKSPTSSCDDNNDPSTTESSQNQENASTEENESYPHPLNLTLLNAVHSLDKSHLLLSYETKPYDITSPDSSSTHLDFFHKGPPEGLVEDVDVISGIRTASYNDYSVMGPVILNVERCYSTYAGDDGFQLFNFTRAFGYNRRIHVQNNSGGWLSFQKDVFNRFIFDAKKNGGWTNLTQAGPAGFSDPTNHSLQDPQNVLQLEGKLLNRPRTNREEISFNASNGTRNFYEACSNEYVCILGYNTPTNVFFQLKRKTLPSGHHINYYYKDEGLWNITLWNSDYKKPLSSITLSKEKYDDVENTIITTSDKKKIIYEKPINRNKKKQGLSRVIFPSGNYESYRYEKMPTKQRRLSHIQNNSGLQYAFSYYNIGENKDFLGTTSLKGNHVAIGRMHQIQRLFGEKDRLIPWRIFRYHPNSPNPKKHCYGNTKHGGGHTFVYDSKKNLTKYQYNSKKRFDYVAHYDENHNLRFIESYIWGTGPYEGRLQKKMLYDNQQVLAGSTFQYDYKGNVVKETLFGNFTGLQTSLFNSKIFFDKSEQYNKYYTYGSHLPVVLSFHEDNGKKEEYSYIPNTNLRQARYIYNNDRIAKREFRSYDDDGMLTEIIEDDGSSKDKNDSTSITKRFIQKITPRKTQPGLGLPEKAEKYALDQNQQLVRVDGFEFVYDKHHNVTQTIRIHSDGTQQIQNQLIYDEKNNLIEEKDILFQTKKHQYDHANRKILTILEDGVSTIAYEYDRADRLISKTETIPSETRTETYQYDTENNLIAKTDHCGNTTFFTHDTEGRELSCSQPSLDPSTPSISYKQYDSMGSISQTTDANGAITKFHNTVLGKPYKIEYPDGGIEHKEYDLDGRLIRETTLSGLRIEYTYDWQDRIIEEKHIDPQTNTTHTLRKGYDTWNLLWEEDFEKRRTDYTYDSLNRKSSQTTNNHTTRFYYDKKNRLIKTEHYHKNTLIFYETKCYDDLDRVTQEKIFSPTCLQKENSYQYDIFGNLIEKNIGDIIEKTLYDPWGRILFQENHTKLSFQYLKQNNLAITVTTDANQLESWDFYDPQNRIFRKETRKNNQLLALQEKNYDLNGNVLQTTETAYADGTPTHSYTVNYVYDSKNNLIEQREPDHKITHMQYDTSGRCIQKTKPCGTQIHYIYDAFGKLLHLYTFPTSISYHYIYNKKSQLIETRNEQNILLNRRKYDTQGNTIEETFANGYTVYKEFDPFNRLIKIIYPNKNHALYRYDGIFLDTITLFDASKTMLYRHIFAKRNLAGHVESILLPPELGQLEYNYDSHGRPTYASNPHHTESITYDIAGYISNHTFSEKKTTFTYDDLNQLASENAYFYQHDSLHNLIQQNTEHFQHNTSNQLLGSNHNLEVEYNLNGNIVHKFQEGIHTYFKYDALDRLIEMTHNNTITQFEYDHTTRIISQKTATSSPTHYFYDDDIELGTMQNNHSIFARYLGSSKKLDIGSAILIEKDSKLYVPIHDIFGNITLLMTLDGQLEERIEYTAFGTEKIFNASNLPKEESLTPWRFQSKRTFNNLVFFPLRIYDPNIKRWLTPDPANFADGPNLYAYVHANPLSYCDPYGDLSSDAAQGLALGGTKFGIHFGVQIGVTKLSALIGAAYGGPIGFVVGLVIGAILHQITHYTVEAVYDKMD